The Pseudomonas extremaustralis genome contains a region encoding:
- a CDS encoding 2-aminoadipate transaminase — translation MSRETISQSISIVHPISLSHGKNAEVWDTTGKRYIDFVGGIGVLNLGHCHPAVVAAIREQATQLTHYAFNAAPHVPYIKLMERLTAFIPVDYPVSGMLTNSGAEAAENALKIVRGATGRTAVIAFDGAFHGRTLATLNLNGKVAPYKQKIGVLPGPVYHLPYPSADNGVTCAEALKAMDRLFSVEIDVNDVACFILEPVQGEGGFLALDIAFAQALRRVCDENNILLIADEIQSGFGRTGQRFAFSRLGIEPDLILLGKSIAGGVPLGAVVGRKALMDNLPKGGLGGTYSGNPIACAAALATLEVMTDEHLQAWGAQQEDLIVGRYERWRAQGLSPFLGRLTGVGAMRGIELANADGTPAPQQLTQLLSLARDAGLLLMPSGKSRHIVRLLAPLTIEPTVLEEGLDILEACLRQLTR, via the coding sequence ATGAGCCGCGAAACCATCAGCCAGTCGATTTCCATCGTTCACCCCATCAGCCTCAGCCACGGTAAAAACGCCGAGGTCTGGGATACCACGGGTAAACGCTATATCGACTTTGTCGGGGGCATCGGTGTGCTCAACCTCGGCCATTGCCACCCGGCCGTGGTGGCGGCGATTCGTGAACAGGCCACCCAACTGACCCACTACGCCTTCAACGCCGCGCCGCATGTGCCCTACATCAAGCTGATGGAACGCCTGACCGCGTTTATCCCGGTGGATTACCCGGTCAGCGGCATGCTCACCAACAGCGGCGCGGAAGCGGCGGAAAATGCCTTGAAAATCGTCCGTGGCGCCACCGGCCGCACCGCTGTGATCGCGTTTGACGGGGCCTTCCACGGGCGCACCCTGGCCACCTTGAACCTCAATGGCAAGGTCGCGCCCTACAAACAAAAGATCGGCGTCCTGCCTGGCCCGGTGTATCACCTGCCGTACCCCAGCGCCGATAACGGCGTGACCTGCGCCGAAGCGTTGAAGGCCATGGACCGCCTGTTCAGCGTGGAAATCGACGTCAACGATGTCGCCTGTTTCATCCTCGAACCGGTGCAGGGCGAAGGCGGGTTCCTGGCCCTGGATATTGCGTTCGCCCAAGCTTTGCGCCGCGTTTGCGATGAGAACAACATCCTGCTGATCGCCGATGAAATCCAGTCCGGTTTCGGTCGCACCGGCCAGCGTTTTGCCTTCTCGCGCCTGGGCATCGAGCCCGACTTGATCCTGCTCGGTAAAAGCATCGCCGGCGGTGTGCCGCTGGGGGCGGTGGTCGGGCGCAAGGCACTGATGGACAACCTGCCCAAAGGTGGCCTGGGCGGCACTTACTCCGGCAACCCCATCGCCTGTGCGGCGGCGCTGGCCACCCTTGAGGTGATGACAGACGAACATTTGCAAGCCTGGGGCGCGCAGCAGGAAGACCTGATCGTCGGCCGCTATGAACGCTGGCGCGCACAAGGCCTGTCGCCTTTCCTGGGCCGCCTCACTGGCGTCGGCGCCATGCGCGGTATCGAACTGGCCAACGCCGACGGCACGCCTGCGCCGCAACAACTGACCCAGTTGCTCAGCCTTGCGCGGGACGCCGGTCTGCTGCTGATGCCCAGCGGCAAGTCGCGACATATCGTGCGCCTGCTGGCACCGCTGACCATTGAACCGACGGTACTGGAAGAAGGCTTGGACATCCTGGAAGCGTGCCTGAGGCAATTGACCCGCTGA
- a CDS encoding metallophosphoesterase family protein, translated as MPFPDTLPAVLAGPLLRRLEPRRLVLWLVGSRELTLTLKLRFAGQSLAIALDQGQCTVVPVGREAFIHLIDVPLDDALPQDVVIDYDLLVDASPIAEWAPHLLYGNAQRPSFVLHRRIHQLVHGSCRKPHHPAADGLLCVDRLLADAPLAEQRPALLLMSGDQVYADDVAGPMLRAIHALIDRLGLFDEHLEGAVVGDSASLYGHRASYYHRVDLLPALDSNETLRERFFGGVKKPIFTSSTADNHLVTFAEVIAMYLLVWSPTPWGLITPQAPVLSAEEGQRYAREQVQVDRFRDGLSGVARVLAHLSTLMIFDDHDITDDWNLSAQWEQTAYGHPFSKRIIGNALLAYLLCQGWGNQPDGFGELVSQTQSLTTGAQANALEASAQDELLEALLKFQQWHYVLPTTPALVVLDTRTRRWRNEFTLKQPSGLLDWEALCELQQALLDHPSAIIVSPAPVFGVKLIETVQKVFSWCGYPLLVDAENWMAHRGAARVILNIFRHSRTPGNYVILSGDVHYSFVYEVLIRHRNAGPRIWQITSSGIKNEFPPRLLEWFDRLNRWLYSPRSPLNGFTRRRTMQVVPHIPEHAQAGERLWNSAGIGQVFFNQQGQPEAIYQHNADGRAKTRMVAPQK; from the coding sequence ATGCCATTCCCCGACACACTGCCCGCCGTACTTGCCGGCCCGCTGCTACGCCGCCTGGAACCCCGGCGCCTGGTGTTGTGGCTGGTGGGCAGCCGAGAACTGACGTTGACCCTCAAGCTGCGGTTCGCCGGACAGTCCCTGGCGATAGCGTTGGACCAGGGCCAGTGCACGGTCGTGCCGGTAGGCCGCGAGGCGTTTATCCACCTGATCGACGTACCGCTGGACGACGCCCTGCCCCAGGACGTGGTGATCGACTATGACCTGCTGGTCGACGCCAGTCCCATTGCCGAGTGGGCGCCGCACCTGTTGTATGGCAACGCCCAACGCCCCAGCTTTGTGCTGCACCGGCGCATTCATCAATTGGTGCACGGTTCCTGCCGCAAACCGCACCACCCTGCCGCCGATGGCCTGCTGTGCGTCGACCGCCTGTTGGCCGACGCTCCTCTCGCCGAGCAACGCCCGGCCCTGCTGCTGATGAGTGGCGACCAGGTGTATGCCGACGATGTCGCCGGCCCCATGCTACGGGCGATCCATGCGCTGATCGACCGTCTGGGCCTGTTCGATGAACACCTGGAAGGCGCCGTAGTGGGCGACAGCGCCAGCCTCTACGGGCACCGCGCCAGCTACTACCATCGTGTCGATCTGCTGCCGGCGCTGGACAGCAACGAGACTTTGCGCGAGCGCTTTTTCGGCGGCGTGAAAAAACCGATCTTCACCAGCAGCACCGCCGACAATCACCTGGTTACCTTTGCCGAAGTCATCGCGATGTACCTGCTGGTGTGGTCGCCCACGCCCTGGGGGCTGATCACGCCACAGGCACCCGTCTTGAGCGCCGAAGAGGGGCAGCGCTATGCCCGCGAACAGGTGCAGGTCGATCGGTTTCGCGATGGCCTGTCCGGCGTTGCGCGGGTATTGGCCCACCTGTCGACCTTGATGATCTTTGACGATCACGACATCACCGACGACTGGAACCTCAGCGCCCAATGGGAACAGACCGCCTATGGCCATCCCTTCTCCAAACGCATCATCGGCAACGCCCTGCTGGCTTATCTGCTGTGCCAGGGCTGGGGGAACCAGCCGGATGGGTTTGGCGAACTGGTGAGCCAGACCCAGTCCCTGACCACCGGCGCCCAGGCCAACGCGCTGGAGGCATCCGCGCAGGATGAGTTGCTCGAGGCGCTACTGAAATTCCAGCAGTGGCATTACGTGCTGCCCACCACGCCCGCCCTGGTGGTGCTCGACACCCGCACCCGGCGCTGGCGCAACGAGTTCACCCTCAAGCAACCCTCTGGCCTGCTGGACTGGGAAGCCTTGTGCGAACTGCAGCAGGCGCTGCTGGATCACCCTTCGGCCATCATCGTCTCGCCGGCGCCGGTGTTTGGCGTCAAGCTGATCGAGACGGTGCAGAAGGTGTTCAGTTGGTGCGGCTATCCGCTACTGGTGGACGCGGAAAACTGGATGGCCCATCGCGGCGCCGCCCGGGTGATCCTCAATATCTTCCGGCACTCGCGCACGCCGGGGAACTACGTGATCCTGTCGGGCGATGTGCACTACTCGTTCGTCTACGAAGTGCTGATCCGCCATCGCAACGCCGGGCCACGCATCTGGCAAATCACCAGCAGCGGCATCAAGAACGAATTCCCCCCGCGCCTGCTGGAATGGTTCGACCGCCTCAACCGCTGGCTCTACTCGCCCCGCTCGCCCCTCAATGGCTTCACTCGCCGGCGCACCATGCAAGTGGTGCCGCACATTCCCGAGCATGCCCAGGCCGGCGAACGCTTATGGAACTCGGCAGGCATCGGCCAGGTGTTTTTCAACCAACAGGGCCAGCCGGAAGCGATCTACCAGCACAACGCGGACGGCAGGGCTAAGACGCGGATGGTGGCGCCGCAAAAATAG
- a CDS encoding diguanylate cyclase domain-containing protein, translated as MDAPSGNTPLHHEFSHLNADMLHTILELVSDGIWDWNANTGFVYRNPGWYEMLGYPRHSLENSVFTWESVIHPDDYPQVMALFDDYIHRRAPHYQAEYRCRKQDGSYLWVEDRGYVIARNADGSVARMVGAHRDIHLRKCSVEQLERRNQSLEALVAERTRELSRVNQQLQLQLDENRSLAERDALTLVANRYRLERVLLEECDRAQRFRLPLALIAMDIDDFKPINDRYGHGAGDQTLVRVVERLEGCIRAGDLLARWGGDEFMLVLPKTSLAEARALAEHICQTLRAPPARDGFSVTLSLGVAERQADETAVDLMTRADQALYRAKAAGKARVSE; from the coding sequence ATGGACGCCCCCTCCGGAAACACCCCACTGCACCATGAGTTTTCCCACCTCAACGCCGACATGCTGCATACCATTCTGGAATTGGTCAGCGATGGCATCTGGGATTGGAACGCCAATACCGGCTTCGTCTACCGCAACCCGGGCTGGTACGAGATGCTCGGCTATCCTCGCCACTCTCTGGAGAACAGCGTGTTCACCTGGGAAAGCGTGATCCATCCAGACGATTACCCTCAGGTGATGGCGCTGTTCGATGACTATATCCACCGCCGCGCCCCCCATTACCAAGCCGAATACCGCTGCCGCAAACAAGACGGCAGCTACCTGTGGGTCGAAGACCGGGGCTACGTGATTGCGCGCAACGCCGACGGTTCGGTGGCGCGGATGGTGGGGGCCCACCGCGATATTCACCTGCGCAAATGCTCGGTCGAGCAACTGGAGCGGCGCAATCAATCCCTTGAAGCGCTGGTGGCCGAGCGCACCCGTGAACTGTCGCGGGTCAATCAGCAGTTGCAATTACAGTTGGACGAAAACCGCTCGCTGGCCGAGCGGGACGCCTTGACCCTGGTCGCCAACCGTTACCGCCTGGAACGCGTGCTGCTGGAAGAATGCGACCGCGCCCAGCGCTTTCGCCTGCCGCTGGCACTGATCGCCATGGATATCGATGACTTCAAGCCGATCAACGACCGTTATGGCCACGGCGCGGGGGACCAGACCCTGGTGCGCGTGGTGGAGCGTCTGGAAGGCTGCATCCGCGCCGGTGACCTGTTGGCGCGCTGGGGGGGCGATGAATTTATGCTGGTCCTGCCCAAAACCTCGTTGGCGGAAGCCAGGGCGCTAGCCGAGCATATCTGCCAGACCCTGAGGGCCCCTCCGGCGAGGGACGGTTTCAGCGTCACGCTGAGCCTGGGTGTGGCCGAACGCCAAGCGGACGAAACCGCCGTAGACCTCATGACCCGTGCCGATCAGGCCCTGTATCGCGCCAAGGCGGCGGGCAAGGCACGGGTATCGGAATAA